One genomic segment of Oncorhynchus masou masou isolate Uvic2021 chromosome 16, UVic_Omas_1.1, whole genome shotgun sequence includes these proteins:
- the LOC135557315 gene encoding putative uncharacterized protein FLJ45035, whose protein sequence is MLNCPASNVSMLNYPASNVPTLNCPASNVSMLNYPVSNVSMLNCPASNVSMLNYPASNVPTLNCPASNVSMLNYPVSNVSMLNCPASNVSMFNCPASKVPMLNCPASKLSMLNCPASKVSMLNCPVSSVSMLNCPASKVPMLNCPASKVPMLNFSHNVSKPIVNCSNNQAYVEPLLH, encoded by the coding sequence ATGTTGAACTGCCCTGCCTCTAACGTGTCTATGTTGAACTACCCTGCCTCTAACGTGCCTACGTTGAACTGCCCTGCCTCTAACGTGTCTATGTTGAACTACCCTGTCTCTAACGTGTCTATGTTGAACTGCCCTGCCTCTAACGTGTCTATGTTGAACTACCCTGCCTCTAACGTGCCTACGTTGAACTGCCCTGCCTCTAACGTGTCTATGTTGAACTACCCTGTCTCTAACGTGTCTATGTTGAACTGCCCTGCctctaacgtgtctatgtttaacTGCCCTGCCTCTAAAGTGCCTATGTTGAACTGCCCTGCCTCTAAATTGTCTATGTTGAACTGCCCTGCCTCTAAAGTGTCTATGTTGAACTGCCCTGTCTCTAGCGTGTCTATGTTGAACTGCCCTGCCTCTAAAGTGCCTATGTTGAACTGCCCTGCCTCTAAAGTGCCTATGTTGAACTTCTCTCATAATGTAAGCAAGCCTATAGTGAACTGCTCTAATAACCAGGCATATGTTGAACCTCTcttacactga